The window AAATTAATATGATTCAGTTATTTTAATAACAACTGAATCATATTAGAGCCACCGGCGGTTGTTACAGATTTTGTAAAAGAGTTAATCGTGCAAGCACGATACAAAATCTTGACGCAATTACGCCAAGGTGAAATTGATTAAAAACATATTGTAAGGGAGGGTTGGGCCGTTCCTGTAGTGCCCGGCCCTTTTATATGATTACTTTAACAAGATTGAACGGTAAGGAGTTTTCGTTAAATGCTCTGTACATAGAGACGGTGGAGTCTTTCCCAGACACGACGATTACACTCACAAATGGTCATAAATATGTAGCGTTGGAATCTAGGGACGAGGTACACTTCAAAATTTCTCAGTATTACAAAGAAGTACATATATTATCGAACCCGCATATAAGAGGTGAACAAGATGAAGAGTAAAAATAAACTATTAACCATTATGCTTATAATTTTAGTTTCGATTACGTTAGTAGGAGTAGTCGCTTTGCTAATAATTATGCAATTAAACAAAACAGACGAAAGTAAGGAGCCGACAATTGATCAAATTATCGAATCCTCGGTAGATATACCAGAAATAACTACTAATCTAGCGTCGAATAAATTTATCCGCATATCTTTAAAGGTTCAAACAGATAGTAAAGAGGCTGCCGAAGAGTTAACTAAACGGGATTTCCAAGTGAACAATATTGTGATTACGGAACTATCTGAATTGACTCCTGAAGAGTTAGAGGGTAAAGAGGGGAAAGCGATGTTTGAATCAGCATTAAAAACAAAAATTGGTGAGCTAATGGATAGTGGAGAAATTCAACAAGTTTATATTACTTCTTATATTATACAATAAAGTAATTCTTTCGAATGGAGGTGGGCAGATTGGCAGGAGATATATTATCTCAATCAGAAATAGATGCGTTGTTAAGTGCACTCTCAACAGGTGAAATGACAGCAGATGAGATGAAAAGTGAACAAGAGGCTAGAAAAGTAAGGACGTATGACTTCAAAAGAGCACTTCGCTTTTCCAAAGATCAGATTCGCAGTTTAACGAGAATCCATGAGAACTTTGCTCGTCTATTAACTACATTTTTTTCTGCCCAGTTAAGAACATATGTACAAATTTCGGTCGTGTCAGTCGATCAAATACCGTTTGAAGAGTTTGTTCGTTCGGTACCACATATGACATTAATCAATGTGTTTGAGGTTCCACCGCTAGAAGGGAATATCCTGATGGAGATAAATCCAAATATTGCATATTCCATGCTAGATTTAATGATGGGTGGTAAAGGACAAGCACATACAAAAGCAACTAATTTAACGGAAATTGAAACGAAGATTATGACAAATCTATTTGAACGTTCATTTGATAATTTACGAGAAGCATGGGTAAATATTGCGGATATTGATCCGATACTTACAGAGCTAGAAGTAAACCCTCAATTTTTACAAATGATCTCACCGAATGAAACTGTAGTTGTTATATCCTTTAATACTATTATTGGTGAAACAAGTGGAATGATAAATATTTGTATCCCACACGTAGTGTTGGAACCGATTGTTCCTAACTTATCTGTACGTTATTGGATGCAAACCAATAAAAAAGAAGTATCACCTGAACAACTCGCAGTTCTAAAAAAACGTGTAAAAGCAGCAGAAATTCCTATTGTCGCAGAGATTGGGACAACGGATATATCGATGGAAGATCTATTGTACTTACAGCTGGGAGACGTCATTCAGTTAAATACTAAAATTGATGATCCACTAACAGTTAATGTTGGAGGTATTCCTAAATTCATTGGTCAACCTGGTAAACTAAAAAAACGAATGGCTGTCCAAGTCATTGAAACTGTGAAAGGAGGAGAGGATGATGATGAGTGATGATATGCTCTCCCAAGAAGAAATTGAAGCCCTCCTTAGAGGAACGAATATAGATGAGGAAAGTGCGAAAGAGAAAGTTACAGAGGACGTAAATGTAGAAGATTATTTGGATTCATTTGCCCAGGATACACTCGGAGAAATCGGTAACATTTCATTTGGTAGTTCGGCTACAGCCCTTTCTTCTCTTTTAGGACAAAAAGTAGATATTACTACACCGAATATTAGTATGATTAACCGCAGAAAACTAAATGAAGAGTTTCCTCAACCGTATGTAGCGGTACAGGTACAATATACCGCTGGACTAATCGGTATGAATCTTCTCGTTATAAAACAGTCAGATGCTGCCATTATCGCAGATTTGATGCTTGGAGGAGATGGTTTAGATCCCAAGCCTGAGCTTAGCGAAATTCAGTTAAGCGCAGTTCAAGAAGCGATGAACCAAATGATGGGTTCGGCCGCTACGTCAATGTCTACCGTTTTCAATAAAAAAGTAGATATTTCACCACCTACCATCGATCTTATGAATCTAATGCAAGGTGAAGGAACAGACGCCATTCCAGAAGATGAATTACTTATTAAAATATCTTTCCGTCTTAAAATTGGAGAGCTAATAGATTCTAATATTATGCAATTATTGCCATTAGAATTTGGGCTTAACTTAGTGAAGTCATTAATAGGTGAAGAGGAACCAGAGGTAGCTGCTACTATTACAGAAGAAAAAATATATCATGCGCCGGTTCAACAGCAGCAATCTATGCAAACACAACAAAAACCTGAAGTACAGTCACAGGCGCAGGTGCAGTATAGTCAGCAGCAATCACGTCCACAAGCACCACCAGTGAAAGTTCAGCAAGCTCAATTTGCTAGCTTCGAGTCACCAAGTTTATCGCAAAATGAGTCAAGAAATTTAAATTTACTACTTGATATTCCCCTCCAAGTAACAGTAGAATTAGGTCGTACTAAGAGAACTGTAAAAGAGATTTTGGAACTAACAAGTGGCTCCATCATTGAACTCGACAAACTGGCTGGAGAGCCTGTAGATATTCTCGTCAACAATCGACATGTAGCCAAAGGAGAAGTCGTTGTTATTGATGAGAATTTTGGTGTTCGAATTACAGATATTTTAAGTCAAGCAGAACGTATTAATAATTTAAGATAAGCACTGGAGGAGACATACTATGTCGAAAAGAATTTTAATAGTAGATGATGCAGCATTTATGAGAATGATGATTAAGGATATTTTAAGTAAAAATGGTTTTGAAGTAGTAGGAGAAGCTGGAGATGGCGTTCAAGCAATTGAAAAGTATAACGAACTTAAACCTGATTTAGTTACGATGGATATTACAATGCCAGAGATGGATGGAATTGCAGCTTTAAAAGAGATTAAAGCGAAAGATCCAACAGCTACTATTATTATGTGCTCTGCTATGGGTCAACAAGCGATGGTAATTGATGCAATCCAAGCAGGAGCAAAAGATTTCATCGTAAAACCATTCCAAGCTGATAGAGTAATAGAAGCAATTTCTAAAGCTTTAGGGTAATGATATGATGAGGAAATTCTCCCTCGTTTTAAGTGTGCTATTTTTGCTAACTTTCGGAATTCAGCCAGATGCAGAAGCAGAATCAGATTCGAATGAAAGTGTAGATGAGTACTTAAAGAAACAGAACGATAATGTTAATAATGAAAAAGAGTCAGAAGCTAATATAAATGAAACTCCAGAAACGACTGAGGAACCCGTTTCTGTGGGTGTTTCTGTTACAGCTTGGGATTATATCAAAATGATTTTTGCTCTTTTGTTTGTTATTGCTTTACTTTATGGATTACTTCGTTTTGTAAATAGCAGAAACAAAACCTTTCAGACCAATCAGCTAATTCATAATTTAGGTGGGGTTGGAGTTGGACAGGGAAAATCGTTGCAACTTATGCAAGTTGGTAATTCCATATACTTAGTTGGCATTGGAGAAGATATTACTTTGTTAAAAGAAATAACTGATCCAATGGAAATAGAAAACCTAACTAAAATATATGAAGAAAAAGTAGATATTGGAAAAAGTATTCCATACATATCTGAACTTATTGGTCGCCTGAAAGAAAAAGGAACTTCAAAGACGAAGAGTGAGGCTAAGGAACCTTCGTTTGAAGAGACCTTTCAGAAAAGATTACAAGAAATTCAAAAAGACCGTAGTAATGTATTAAAGGATTGGAAGACGAAGGAGCGCGATAACAATGAATGAATTTGTCCAGTTTTTCTCGGACAGCGACCCATCAAATCTCTCCACTTCTATAAAATTAATGCTATTGCTAACGGTCTTATCTTTAGCTCCTAGTATATTAATATTGATGACGTCCTTTGCTAGAATAGTAATTATATTATCATTTGTTCGAACGGCACTTGCGACAAACCAGATGCCGCCGAACCAAGTGATAGTTGGTTTAGCATTATTTTTAACATTTTTTATCATGGCACCAACATTACAGCAAGTAAATGAAGAAGCATTAACACCTTTGTTCGATGAAGATATTACTTTAGAGCAAGCGTATGAAAATGCTAGTGGTCCCTTCAAAGAGTTTATGAGTAAGCATACAAGGCAAAAAGATTTGGAACTTTTCTTAAGATATTCAGAAGCAGAAAGACCTGAAACAATTGAGGATATCCCGTTAACGGTTATGGTACCTGCTTTTGCACTTAGTGAAATTAAAACAGCATTCCAAATTGGTTTTATGATTTTTATCCCTTTTCTAGTAATTGATATGATTGTGGCGAGTGTACTGATGTCAATGGGTATGATGATGTTACCACCAGTTATGATCTCTCTACCATTTAAAATATTATTATTTGTATTGGTAGATGGATGGTATTTAGTTATGAAGTCTATATTACAAAGTTTTTAGGAGCTGATTGTATTGAATAATGAAATGGTAATTTCAATTGCGGAACGAGCAATTTGGGTCATTCTTCTTGCATCAGGTCCTCTTCTTTTAGTTGCCTTAATAACAGGTCTTGCAGTAAGTATTTTTCAGGCCACTACGCAAATACAAGAACAAACACTTGCATTTGTACCGAAAATAGTTGCAGTGTTAGTAGCTATTGTTTTCTTTGGTCCATGGATGCTATCTCAAGTAACTTCATATGCAGCAGATATTTTTGAGAATCTAATACGATACATTGGTTGATTCAATGGATGCAATTTTACCAAACCTTACTGTTTTACTACTAATTATTGCTCGTGTTTCTGCTTTTTTTGTAGTGTTACCACTATTCTCGCATCGGACAATACCTGCTACCCACCGGATCGCTTTTGCTGTAGTGCTTTCCTGGATGATGTATTATACCCTCGATGTAGAACCGTTTGAAATAAATGGTGATTATATTCTTTTAATTATTAAAGAAGTCATATTTGGATTATTTATAGGTTTACTTGCGTATATCATTATGTCTGCAATTCAAATTGCAGGTGGATTTATCGACTTTCAGATGGGTTTTGCAATGGCCAATGTTATTGATCCGCAGACAGGTTCCCAAAGTCCGTTAGTCGGTCAATTTTTAAACACCTTGGCATTGCTGTTGTTATTAGCTTTAAATGGACATCATTTATTGCTGGATGGTATTTTCTATAGCTATCATTTTATGCCAATGGAAATGACGTGGCCAGCTTTTGGGCAAGAAAATTACGTAGAATTCATTATGAAAACCTTTGCAGGTGTTTTTGCCGTAGCGTTTCAAATGTCTATACCAATTGTTGCTACACTATTTCTTGTCGATATAGCACTTGGGATTACAGCAAGAACGGTACCTCAGTTGAATATCTTCGTTATAGGATATCCGATAAAAATAGGTGTTGGGTTTTTAGTACTTCTCGTTATGATGGGAGTACTATTGGCTGTTGTACAGAAGATGTTCGAAATTTTGGTTATTGCTATGCGTGATTTAATGATAATTTTAGGTGGTGGCTAATATGATTACTCTACGCTTAGATCTCCAGTATTTTGCGGGAGAAAAAACAGAAAAAGCTACACCTAAAAAGAGAGAGGATTCTCGTAAAAAAGGACAAGTATTAAAGAGTCCAGATGTCACAAGTGCGATTGTATTACTCGCTGTTTTTGTATTTCTATTTTTCTTTGCTAGTTTTTTAAGAACGGAGATTTTTTCGTTCTTCAGCGTTACGTTTACTAAGTATATGTTAATAGAAACGTTGACCATCGATACAGCAATAATCATTTATAAGGATATGCTTCTTGAAATGGCTATGATTTTATTGCCAATAATGTTAGTTGCTGTGGTAGCTGCTATAGCTGCAAATTTCTTTCAGTTTGGTTTATTGTTTACTACAGAGCCCTTGAAGTTTGATTTGAAAAAGATTGATCCTATAAAAGGTCTCAAAAGGATCTTTTCGCTTAAAGCAATTATAGAGCTATTAAAATCTATTTTGAAAATATCATTTATTGGTTCTGTAACTACTTTAATATTGTGGATGAATTTGGAGAAGGTTTTATCCCTATCATTCAAGACAGCTTGGGATACACTGTCGACTGTTGGCTGGTTAACTGGAACAATGGGGATTGCTGCTTCATGTGTATTATTATTTATTTCAATCCTGGATTTCTTTTATCAAAAGTTCGACTATGAAAAAAATCTTAAAATGTCCAAGCAAGATATTAAAGATGAACATAAAAACTCTGAGGGTGATCCAATTATTAAGTCT is drawn from Psychrobacillus sp. INOP01 and contains these coding sequences:
- a CDS encoding response regulator, coding for MSKRILIVDDAAFMRMMIKDILSKNGFEVVGEAGDGVQAIEKYNELKPDLVTMDITMPEMDGIAALKEIKAKDPTATIIMCSAMGQQAMVIDAIQAGAKDFIVKPFQADRVIEAISKALG
- the fliY gene encoding flagellar motor switch phosphatase FliY, which translates into the protein MSDDMLSQEEIEALLRGTNIDEESAKEKVTEDVNVEDYLDSFAQDTLGEIGNISFGSSATALSSLLGQKVDITTPNISMINRRKLNEEFPQPYVAVQVQYTAGLIGMNLLVIKQSDAAIIADLMLGGDGLDPKPELSEIQLSAVQEAMNQMMGSAATSMSTVFNKKVDISPPTIDLMNLMQGEGTDAIPEDELLIKISFRLKIGELIDSNIMQLLPLEFGLNLVKSLIGEEEPEVAATITEEKIYHAPVQQQQSMQTQQKPEVQSQAQVQYSQQQSRPQAPPVKVQQAQFASFESPSLSQNESRNLNLLLDIPLQVTVELGRTKRTVKEILELTSGSIIELDKLAGEPVDILVNNRHVAKGEVVVIDENFGVRITDILSQAERINNLR
- the fliP gene encoding flagellar type III secretion system pore protein FliP (The bacterial flagellar biogenesis protein FliP forms a type III secretion system (T3SS)-type pore required for flagellar assembly.), producing MNEFVQFFSDSDPSNLSTSIKLMLLLTVLSLAPSILILMTSFARIVIILSFVRTALATNQMPPNQVIVGLALFLTFFIMAPTLQQVNEEALTPLFDEDITLEQAYENASGPFKEFMSKHTRQKDLELFLRYSEAERPETIEDIPLTVMVPAFALSEIKTAFQIGFMIFIPFLVIDMIVASVLMSMGMMMLPPVMISLPFKILLFVLVDGWYLVMKSILQSF
- the fliM gene encoding flagellar motor switch protein FliM, which translates into the protein MAGDILSQSEIDALLSALSTGEMTADEMKSEQEARKVRTYDFKRALRFSKDQIRSLTRIHENFARLLTTFFSAQLRTYVQISVVSVDQIPFEEFVRSVPHMTLINVFEVPPLEGNILMEINPNIAYSMLDLMMGGKGQAHTKATNLTEIETKIMTNLFERSFDNLREAWVNIADIDPILTELEVNPQFLQMISPNETVVVISFNTIIGETSGMINICIPHVVLEPIVPNLSVRYWMQTNKKEVSPEQLAVLKKRVKAAEIPIVAEIGTTDISMEDLLYLQLGDVIQLNTKIDDPLTVNVGGIPKFIGQPGKLKKRMAVQVIETVKGGEDDDE
- a CDS encoding flagellar biosynthetic protein FliO, whose product is MRKFSLVLSVLFLLTFGIQPDAEAESDSNESVDEYLKKQNDNVNNEKESEANINETPETTEEPVSVGVSVTAWDYIKMIFALLFVIALLYGLLRFVNSRNKTFQTNQLIHNLGGVGVGQGKSLQLMQVGNSIYLVGIGEDITLLKEITDPMEIENLTKIYEEKVDIGKSIPYISELIGRLKEKGTSKTKSEAKEPSFEETFQKRLQEIQKDRSNVLKDWKTKERDNNE
- the fliR gene encoding flagellar biosynthetic protein FliR — encoded protein: MDAILPNLTVLLLIIARVSAFFVVLPLFSHRTIPATHRIAFAVVLSWMMYYTLDVEPFEINGDYILLIIKEVIFGLFIGLLAYIIMSAIQIAGGFIDFQMGFAMANVIDPQTGSQSPLVGQFLNTLALLLLLALNGHHLLLDGIFYSYHFMPMEMTWPAFGQENYVEFIMKTFAGVFAVAFQMSIPIVATLFLVDIALGITARTVPQLNIFVIGYPIKIGVGFLVLLVMMGVLLAVVQKMFEILVIAMRDLMIILGGG
- the fliQ gene encoding flagellar biosynthesis protein FliQ, with the protein product MNNEMVISIAERAIWVILLASGPLLLVALITGLAVSIFQATTQIQEQTLAFVPKIVAVLVAIVFFGPWMLSQVTSYAADIFENLIRYIG
- the fliL gene encoding flagellar basal body-associated protein FliL; this encodes MKSKNKLLTIMLIILVSITLVGVVALLIIMQLNKTDESKEPTIDQIIESSVDIPEITTNLASNKFIRISLKVQTDSKEAAEELTKRDFQVNNIVITELSELTPEELEGKEGKAMFESALKTKIGELMDSGEIQQVYITSYIIQ
- the flhB gene encoding flagellar biosynthesis protein FlhB, with the protein product MITLRLDLQYFAGEKTEKATPKKREDSRKKGQVLKSPDVTSAIVLLAVFVFLFFFASFLRTEIFSFFSVTFTKYMLIETLTIDTAIIIYKDMLLEMAMILLPIMLVAVVAAIAANFFQFGLLFTTEPLKFDLKKIDPIKGLKRIFSLKAIIELLKSILKISFIGSVTTLILWMNLEKVLSLSFKTAWDTLSTVGWLTGTMGIAASCVLLFISILDFFYQKFDYEKNLKMSKQDIKDEHKNSEGDPIIKSRIRQRQREMAMRRMMQEIPTADVVITNPTHFAIALKYDDESMDAPTVVAKGADFVAQKIKLIAKENNVVMVENRPLARSMYDQVEIGQRIPDEFFKAVAEVLAYVYRIKQKI
- a CDS encoding flagellar FlbD family protein → MITLTRLNGKEFSLNALYIETVESFPDTTITLTNGHKYVALESRDEVHFKISQYYKEVHILSNPHIRGEQDEE